Proteins co-encoded in one Mycobacteriales bacterium genomic window:
- a CDS encoding DEAD/DEAH box helicase gives MTTPDGPLIVQSDKTLLLEVDHPLAGECRMAIAPFAELERSPEHVHTYRLTPLGLWNARAAGHDAEQVVDALVRFSRYAVPHALLVDVMDTMDRYGRLTLEQDPVHGLVLRTTDRAVLEEITRSKKVSPMLGARVDPDTVLAFPSERGRLKQALLKAGWPAEDLAGYVDGEAHAIALDESDWQLRDYQQLAVDGFWHGGSGVVVLPCGAGKTMVGAAAMARASATTLILVTNTVSGRQWKSELLKRTSLTEEEIGEYSGEKKEIKPVTIATYQIMTTRRKGEYTHLELFGARDWGLVVYDEVHLLPAPVFRMTADLQSRRRLGLTATLVREDGREGDVFSLIGPKRFDAPWKDIEAQGYIAPADCTEVRVTMTDAERLTYATSEPEERYKVGATAHTKIAVVKALAERHKDDQVLVIGAYLDQLDELGAALDMPIIQGSTKNAERERLYDLFRRKEIPGLVVSKVANFSIDLPEAAVAIQVSGTFGSRQEEAQRLGRVLRPKADGRSAHFYTVISRDTVDQDYAAHRQRFLAEQGYPYTIVDADDVLTDG, from the coding sequence ATGACCACTCCCGATGGACCGCTGATCGTGCAGAGCGACAAGACGCTGCTGCTCGAGGTCGACCACCCCCTGGCCGGCGAGTGCCGGATGGCGATCGCGCCCTTCGCCGAGCTCGAGCGCTCCCCCGAGCACGTCCACACCTACCGCCTCACGCCGCTCGGCCTGTGGAACGCGCGCGCCGCCGGTCACGACGCCGAGCAGGTCGTCGACGCGCTGGTCCGCTTCAGCCGCTACGCCGTGCCGCACGCGCTGCTCGTCGACGTCATGGACACGATGGACCGCTACGGCCGGCTGACCCTGGAGCAGGACCCGGTGCACGGCCTCGTGCTGCGCACCACCGACCGCGCGGTGCTCGAGGAGATCACCCGGTCGAAGAAGGTCAGCCCGATGCTCGGCGCCCGCGTCGACCCCGACACGGTGCTGGCCTTCCCGTCCGAGCGCGGCCGCCTCAAGCAGGCGCTGCTCAAGGCCGGGTGGCCGGCGGAGGACCTCGCGGGCTACGTCGACGGCGAGGCCCACGCGATCGCGCTCGACGAGAGCGACTGGCAGCTGCGCGACTACCAGCAGCTCGCGGTCGACGGCTTCTGGCACGGCGGCTCCGGCGTGGTCGTGCTGCCGTGCGGTGCCGGCAAGACGATGGTTGGCGCCGCCGCGATGGCGCGCGCGTCCGCGACCACGCTCATCCTCGTGACCAACACCGTCAGCGGGCGGCAGTGGAAGTCCGAGCTTCTCAAGCGGACCTCGCTGACGGAGGAGGAGATCGGCGAGTACTCCGGTGAGAAGAAGGAGATCAAGCCGGTCACGATCGCGACGTACCAGATCATGACCACCCGCCGGAAGGGCGAGTACACCCACCTCGAGCTCTTCGGCGCCCGCGACTGGGGTCTCGTGGTGTACGACGAGGTGCACCTCCTGCCCGCGCCGGTCTTCCGGATGACCGCCGACCTGCAGTCGCGCCGGCGCCTCGGTCTGACTGCGACGCTCGTGCGGGAGGACGGTCGCGAGGGCGACGTCTTCAGCCTCATCGGCCCGAAGCGCTTCGACGCGCCGTGGAAGGACATCGAGGCGCAGGGCTACATCGCGCCCGCCGACTGCACCGAGGTGCGGGTGACGATGACCGACGCCGAGCGGCTGACCTACGCGACCTCGGAGCCGGAGGAGCGCTACAAGGTGGGCGCCACCGCCCACACCAAGATCGCCGTCGTGAAGGCGCTCGCCGAGCGGCACAAGGACGACCAGGTGCTGGTGATCGGTGCCTACCTCGACCAGCTCGACGAGCTCGGGGCAGCCCTCGACATGCCGATCATCCAGGGCTCCACGAAGAACGCCGAGCGCGAGCGGCTCTACGACCTCTTCCGCCGCAAGGAGATCCCCGGCCTGGTCGTGTCGAAGGTCGCCAACTTCTCCATCGACCTGCCCGAGGCCGCCGTCGCCATCCAGGTCAGCGGCACCTTCGGCTCGCGGCAGGAGGAGGCCCAGCGGCTCGGTCGCGTGCTGCGCCCCAAGGCCGACGGCCGGTCGGCGCACTTCTACACCGTGATCTCGCGCGACACCGTCGACCAGGACTACGCCGCCCACCGGCAGCGCTTCCTCGCCGAGCAGGGCTACCCCTACACGATCGTGGACGCCGACGACGTCCTTACCGACGGCTGA
- a CDS encoding methyl-accepting chemotaxis protein — MLRAVNVFGWGGVALSTLVAVVAERTLDGTAGLLAIGLWALANTVNMTVVSAIPVLLRRAPHLRPALRGIQIGLYVTNLVVQSGLLVAGGGLATPLWLLFLPTVLFAALDTSRAEALVWSLLTSTTLVGCAAATGTLDREHAAALVTGVVLFPALAAYLSALSGALYGMRADARGARAALAGRVGEIAGVLGQAADGDLQVSVTAHADDHEIAPLVAGISTNLEGLRTLVVQVRTGGEQVRAAASELLATAEEHAASATQQSSAVAETTSTIEELAATAAQIAETSQAVARYAEETLRHAEQGRTAVSRSVAAMDTINDRVEGIATRALALGEKSHEIGRILDVIDDLADQTNLLALNAAIEAARAGEQGRGFAVVAAEVRKLAERSQASAGHIQALVADIQAETHHTIVATEEGAKEVRAGTALARDVVDALERISGMVDETTTAAKEISIATQQQRSASEQVVAAMTQVSDASRQYAVGSRQTAASAAQLGALADDLRGSTERFRT; from the coding sequence ATGCTGCGGGCAGTCAACGTCTTCGGGTGGGGCGGCGTCGCGCTCTCCACCCTGGTGGCGGTCGTCGCCGAGCGCACGCTCGACGGCACCGCTGGGCTGCTCGCGATCGGCCTGTGGGCGCTCGCCAACACCGTCAACATGACCGTGGTCAGTGCGATCCCGGTCCTGCTGCGGCGCGCGCCGCACCTTCGGCCCGCCCTGCGCGGCATCCAGATCGGCCTCTACGTCACCAACCTCGTCGTGCAGAGCGGGTTGCTGGTCGCCGGCGGTGGCCTCGCCACCCCGCTGTGGTTGCTGTTCCTGCCGACCGTGCTCTTCGCGGCCCTCGACACCTCGCGCGCCGAGGCTCTTGTCTGGAGCCTGCTGACGAGCACGACCCTCGTCGGGTGCGCAGCCGCGACCGGCACGCTCGACCGCGAGCACGCCGCCGCCCTGGTCACCGGTGTCGTGCTCTTCCCTGCGCTCGCGGCCTACCTCAGCGCCCTGTCAGGTGCGCTCTACGGCATGCGGGCCGACGCGCGCGGTGCCCGGGCGGCGCTCGCCGGCCGGGTCGGCGAGATCGCCGGCGTCCTCGGCCAAGCCGCCGACGGTGACCTGCAGGTCAGCGTGACCGCGCACGCCGACGACCACGAGATCGCGCCCCTCGTCGCCGGCATCTCGACCAACCTCGAGGGACTGCGGACGCTGGTGGTGCAGGTCCGCACCGGGGGCGAGCAGGTCCGCGCCGCCGCCAGCGAGCTGCTCGCGACCGCGGAGGAGCACGCCGCCTCGGCGACCCAGCAGTCGTCGGCCGTCGCCGAGACGACGTCGACCATCGAGGAGCTCGCCGCTACCGCGGCCCAGATCGCCGAGACCTCGCAGGCGGTCGCCCGCTACGCCGAGGAGACCCTGCGCCACGCCGAGCAGGGCCGCACCGCCGTGTCGCGCAGCGTCGCCGCCATGGACACGATCAACGACCGGGTCGAGGGCATCGCGACCCGGGCGCTCGCGCTGGGCGAGAAGTCCCACGAGATCGGCCGGATCCTCGACGTCATCGACGACCTGGCCGACCAGACCAACCTGCTCGCGCTCAACGCCGCGATCGAGGCCGCCAGGGCCGGCGAGCAGGGTCGCGGCTTCGCGGTCGTGGCCGCCGAGGTCCGCAAGCTCGCCGAGCGCTCCCAGGCGTCGGCCGGCCATATCCAGGCACTGGTCGCGGACATCCAGGCCGAAACGCACCACACGATCGTCGCGACCGAGGAGGGCGCGAAGGAGGTCCGGGCCGGCACCGCACTGGCCCGCGACGTCGTCGACGCGCTCGAGCGGATCAGCGGGATGGTCGACGAGACCACCACCGCTGCCAAGGAGATCTCGATCGCGACCCAGCAGCAGCGCTCGGCCTCGGAGCAGGTCGTGGCGGCCATGACGCAGGTGTCCGACGCCTCCAGGCAGTACGCCGTGGGCTCCCGTCAGACGGCCGCGTCCGCGGCGCAGCTCGGCGCGCTCGCCGACGACCTGCGCGGGTCGACCGAGCGCTTCCGGACCTGA
- a CDS encoding Uma2 family endonuclease, whose product MTTMTTLPFVRPLTRADLERLPDDGHRYELIDGSLIVSPGPALPHQDVVGNLHLLLRAACPPHLKVVLAPFAVALADDTEVHPDLLVAPRGQFTRTELPGPPLLAVEVLSPSTRRVDLLLKRDRLQSAGVASYWLVDPDEPSLLALELRDGSYVEVAHVRGDEACELSAPFPVRIAPTELQD is encoded by the coding sequence ATGACGACCATGACCACCTTGCCGTTCGTACGACCGCTGACGCGGGCCGATCTCGAAAGGCTGCCCGATGACGGGCACCGCTACGAGCTCATCGACGGGTCGCTGATCGTGAGCCCGGGGCCTGCGCTGCCCCACCAGGACGTGGTGGGCAATCTCCACCTGCTGCTGCGGGCGGCCTGCCCGCCGCACCTCAAGGTGGTCCTCGCGCCCTTCGCCGTCGCCCTGGCCGACGACACAGAGGTCCACCCGGATCTCCTCGTCGCCCCTCGTGGCCAGTTCACCCGCACGGAGCTCCCCGGGCCACCGCTGCTCGCCGTCGAGGTGCTCTCACCCAGCACCCGGCGGGTTGACCTGCTCCTCAAGCGGGACCGGTTGCAGTCGGCGGGGGTTGCGTCGTACTGGCTGGTCGATCCCGACGAGCCGTCGCTGCTTGCGCTGGAGCTGCGCGACGGCAGCTACGTCGAGGTCGCACACGTCCGCGGCGACGAGGCCTGCGAGCTGAGCGCGCCATTCCCGGTCCGCATCGCCCCGACCGAGCTGCAGGACTGA
- a CDS encoding dipeptidase, with translation MTIDALRSALAEVLPDARRDLEDLVRIPSLSCDPGSAAEVRRAADVVAAHAGAAGAADVQIVSAGGAPAVIAIWPAPEGAPTVLLYAHLDVQPTGPLSEWTTPPFEPTERDGRLYARGAADDKAGVLMHLAVLRAFGGRPPVGVVLFVEGEEEIGSPTLTALLAEHRDLLRSDVIVIADSANAAVDVPAFTTSLRGLVDLYVEVRLLERPVHSGMFGGPAGDALTALCRLLATLHDDAGCVAVEGLHTGTSSAPDLDEASYRADAGLVEGARLLGRGTLADRMWHGPAVSVIGLDAPSTTEASNVLLPRARAKVSLRIGPGDEAGAAMKALTQHLRDHAPWGAEVTVTAGSEGQPFALSTEGDVYDVARQAFADAYGNPAVEAGIGGSIPFIAEFARTYPGATVMVTGVGDPASRWHGIDESLDLAMWQRACLAEALFLSRLAGSSATQ, from the coding sequence ATGACGATCGACGCCCTGCGCAGCGCCCTTGCCGAGGTCCTCCCCGACGCCCGCCGCGACCTCGAGGACCTCGTCCGGATCCCGTCGCTGTCGTGCGACCCCGGCTCCGCAGCCGAGGTACGACGGGCCGCCGACGTCGTGGCCGCCCACGCAGGCGCGGCCGGGGCGGCCGACGTGCAGATCGTCTCCGCCGGCGGGGCGCCCGCGGTGATCGCCATCTGGCCGGCGCCGGAGGGCGCACCGACGGTGCTGCTCTACGCCCACCTCGACGTGCAGCCGACCGGGCCGCTGTCGGAGTGGACGACTCCGCCCTTCGAGCCGACCGAGCGCGACGGGCGGCTCTACGCGCGCGGTGCCGCCGACGACAAGGCCGGGGTGCTCATGCACCTCGCGGTGCTGCGGGCCTTCGGGGGTCGACCGCCGGTGGGGGTCGTGCTCTTCGTCGAGGGCGAGGAGGAGATCGGCTCGCCAACGCTGACCGCGCTGCTCGCCGAGCACCGCGACCTGCTGCGCTCCGACGTCATCGTCATCGCCGACTCGGCCAACGCTGCCGTCGACGTGCCCGCGTTCACGACCTCGCTGCGCGGCCTCGTCGACCTCTACGTCGAGGTGCGGCTGCTCGAGCGACCGGTGCACTCGGGGATGTTCGGCGGGCCTGCCGGCGACGCGCTCACGGCGCTGTGCCGGCTGCTCGCGACGCTGCACGACGACGCAGGCTGTGTGGCCGTCGAGGGCCTGCACACCGGGACCTCGTCGGCGCCGGACCTCGACGAGGCGTCCTACCGCGCCGACGCCGGGCTGGTCGAGGGCGCTCGGTTGCTCGGCCGCGGCACCCTGGCCGACCGGATGTGGCACGGCCCGGCCGTCTCCGTCATCGGCCTCGACGCGCCGTCGACCACCGAGGCGTCCAACGTCCTGCTGCCCCGCGCCCGCGCCAAGGTCAGCCTGCGGATCGGTCCCGGCGACGAGGCCGGCGCGGCCATGAAGGCGCTCACGCAGCACCTGCGCGACCACGCCCCGTGGGGCGCCGAAGTGACCGTCACCGCCGGCTCGGAGGGCCAGCCCTTCGCGCTGTCCACCGAGGGCGACGTCTACGACGTGGCGCGGCAGGCCTTCGCCGACGCCTACGGCAACCCCGCGGTGGAAGCCGGCATCGGCGGGTCGATCCCCTTCATCGCGGAGTTCGCGCGGACCTACCCCGGCGCGACCGTGATGGTCACCGGGGTCGGTGACCCGGCGTCGCGCTGGCACGGCATCGACGAGAGCCTCGATCTCGCCATGTGGCAGCGGGCCTGCCTCGCCGAGGCGCTGTTCCTCTCGCGGCTCGCGGGGTCGTCGGCGACGCAGTAG
- a CDS encoding Fic family protein, with amino-acid sequence MTGHVSYLDLDDLLGLVRLLGAGPVRDLGLLDSACSRPRSSAFGQDAYPSLALKAAALLHSLAGNHALVDGNKRLAWLATVVFLDINGAAPDLDDEAAFQLVMDVSATAVDVEAIASRLLVRER; translated from the coding sequence GTGACGGGACACGTCAGCTACCTCGACCTCGACGACCTGCTCGGACTCGTGCGGCTGCTCGGTGCCGGTCCGGTCCGAGACCTGGGGCTGCTGGACTCCGCGTGCTCCAGGCCGAGGTCGTCGGCCTTCGGTCAGGACGCCTACCCGTCGCTCGCGCTGAAGGCCGCGGCGCTGCTGCACTCGCTGGCGGGCAACCACGCTCTGGTCGACGGCAACAAGCGGTTGGCCTGGTTGGCCACCGTGGTCTTCCTCGACATCAACGGTGCCGCACCGGACCTGGACGACGAGGCGGCCTTCCAGCTCGTCATGGACGTCTCCGCCACCGCTGTCGACGTCGAGGCCATCGCGTCGAGGCTGCTCGTCCGGGAGCGCTGA
- a CDS encoding ribbon-helix-helix protein, CopG family, translating into MALTLRTDDELDAALTALATAEGTSKQEVIRRAVLERHERAGHRLTVEESAQRLAARWGDVLDRLGSV; encoded by the coding sequence GTGGCACTCACCCTGCGTACCGACGACGAGCTCGATGCTGCGCTCACTGCGCTCGCCACTGCCGAAGGGACGTCGAAGCAAGAGGTGATCCGGCGGGCAGTCCTCGAACGGCACGAGCGCGCGGGTCACCGGTTGACGGTGGAGGAGAGCGCACAGCGGCTCGCGGCGCGTTGGGGAGACGTGCTCGACCGGCTCGGTTCCGTGTGA
- the groL gene encoding chaperonin GroEL (60 kDa chaperone family; promotes refolding of misfolded polypeptides especially under stressful conditions; forms two stacked rings of heptamers to form a barrel-shaped 14mer; ends can be capped by GroES; misfolded proteins enter the barrel where they are refolded when GroES binds), producing MAKIIAFDEEARRGLERGMNQLADAVKVTLGPKGRNVVLEKKWGAPTITNDGVSIAKEIELEDPYEKIGAELVKEVAKKTDDVAGDGTTTATVLAQALVREGLRNVAAGANPMGLKKGIEAAVERVVEAIGKAAKDVETKEQIASTASISAADTTVGEIIAEAMDKVGKEGVITVEESNTFGLELELTEGMRFDKGYISPYFVTDPERMETVLEDPYVLVVNSKIGSVKDLLPLLEKVMQSGRPLAIIAEDVEGEALATLVVNKIRGTFKSAAVKAPGFGDRRKAMLQDIAILTGGQVVSEEVGLKLETAGLELLGRARKVVITKDETTIVEGSGDADQIAGRVNQIRAEIEKSDSDYDREKLQERLAKLAGGVAVIKVGAATEVELKERKHRIEDAVRNAKAAVEEGIVAGGGVALLQASVTAFEKLDLVGDEATGANIVRLALEAPIKQIAINAGLEGGVVVEKVRNLPVGQGLNAATGEYVDMIAVGIIDPAKVTRSALQNAASIAALFLTTECVIADKPEKAPAGGGMPGGGMGDMDF from the coding sequence ATGGCCAAGATCATCGCCTTCGACGAGGAGGCCCGCCGCGGTCTCGAGCGCGGCATGAACCAGCTCGCCGACGCCGTCAAGGTCACCCTCGGCCCGAAGGGCCGCAACGTCGTCCTGGAGAAGAAGTGGGGTGCCCCCACGATCACCAACGACGGCGTCTCCATCGCCAAGGAGATCGAGCTCGAGGACCCCTACGAGAAGATCGGCGCCGAGCTCGTCAAGGAGGTCGCCAAGAAGACCGACGACGTCGCGGGTGACGGCACCACCACCGCCACCGTGCTCGCCCAGGCGCTCGTGCGCGAGGGCCTGCGCAACGTCGCCGCCGGCGCCAACCCGATGGGCCTGAAGAAGGGCATCGAGGCCGCCGTCGAGCGCGTCGTCGAGGCGATCGGCAAGGCCGCCAAGGACGTGGAGACCAAGGAGCAGATCGCCTCCACCGCCTCCATCTCCGCTGCTGACACCACGGTCGGCGAGATCATCGCCGAGGCGATGGACAAGGTCGGCAAGGAAGGCGTCATCACCGTCGAGGAGAGCAACACCTTCGGCCTCGAGCTCGAGCTCACCGAGGGCATGCGCTTCGACAAGGGCTACATCTCGCCCTACTTCGTCACCGACCCCGAGCGCATGGAGACCGTCCTCGAGGACCCCTACGTCCTCGTCGTCAACTCCAAGATCGGCTCCGTCAAGGACCTGCTCCCGCTGCTGGAGAAGGTCATGCAGAGCGGTCGCCCGCTCGCGATCATCGCCGAGGACGTCGAGGGCGAGGCCCTCGCGACCCTGGTCGTCAACAAGATCCGCGGCACCTTCAAGTCCGCTGCGGTCAAGGCGCCCGGCTTCGGTGACCGCCGCAAGGCCATGCTCCAGGACATCGCGATCCTCACGGGCGGCCAGGTCGTCTCCGAGGAGGTCGGCCTCAAGCTGGAGACCGCGGGCCTCGAGCTGCTCGGCCGCGCGCGCAAGGTCGTCATCACCAAGGACGAGACGACCATCGTCGAGGGCTCGGGCGACGCCGACCAGATCGCCGGTCGCGTCAACCAGATCCGCGCCGAGATCGAGAAGTCGGACTCCGACTACGACCGCGAGAAGCTCCAGGAGCGCCTCGCCAAGCTGGCCGGCGGCGTCGCCGTCATCAAGGTCGGCGCGGCCACCGAGGTGGAGCTCAAGGAGCGCAAGCACCGCATCGAGGACGCCGTCCGCAACGCCAAGGCGGCCGTCGAGGAGGGCATCGTCGCCGGTGGTGGCGTCGCGCTCCTGCAGGCGTCGGTCACCGCGTTCGAGAAGCTCGACCTCGTCGGTGACGAGGCGACCGGTGCCAACATCGTGCGCCTGGCGCTCGAGGCCCCGATCAAGCAGATCGCCATCAACGCCGGCCTCGAGGGTGGCGTCGTGGTCGAGAAGGTCCGCAACCTCCCCGTGGGCCAGGGCCTCAACGCCGCGACCGGTGAGTACGTCGACATGATCGCCGTCGGCATCATCGACCCGGCCAAGGTCACCCGCTCGGCGCTGCAGAACGCCGCCTCCATCGCGGCGCTGTTCCTCACCACCGAGTGCGTCATCGCCGACAAGCCGGAGAAGGCCCCCGCCGGCGGCGGCATGCCCGGTGGCGGCATGGGAGACATGGACTTCTAG
- a CDS encoding diguanylate cyclase, translated as MTPVTGEQPDSARPVLGGAFFEELAERSPDAVVVSGEDGRVVWCNDQVGGLLGWDPADLVGRPVEVLLPTALKVRHVGHRDGFHASPAPRSMGPALTLTAVRSDGTEVPVEISLTPLRAGGANLVAAAIRDASVRRAAESALQASEERMRTSLDSMLDGFAAYRSVREQGVVVDFEWTYINAVGATTYRRTPAELVGARLCEVLPQFRDSGFFERYVKVVETGVPWSSAALDYADDDLAGTFELRAWRLGDGFAVTWRDVSGQVRVAAEAQASEERLRAVMASFTESLSLFTALRDDSGAIVDFRWDYANRNASITTGYSSEELVGRTLLGVFPQQGPAGMIAAYAAVVETGESYVEPALWYEDVWGDGQKARRCFDVRASKVGDGFVVVTRDVTAEREREAELELRQVDLERSNAEMRVLRELGDLLQSCADADEGYSVVARVAPRLFPGVVGALSSMGASRDDVEVRASWGEPTSSERFRPDQCWALRRGQVHRSGPGTPRCTHLKETVAAALCVPMIAQGSTSGALHLMCLYEDRNEQLLEELALTTAAQLSLALANLALRDTLRALSVRDPLTGLFNRRYMEETLQREVARAERSGEPLAVLQIDVDHFKCVNDEHGHDVGDTVLRAVADEMRAVFRDSDVVCRYGGEELSVILARTDAEAAGQRFAALRERLGDLRVPTRDGLLAAPTVSCGLAVWPDDGGTGADLVLTADQALYAAKAAGRDRLVRAGGLPVPRGGG; from the coding sequence GTGACCCCGGTGACCGGAGAGCAGCCGGACTCCGCACGGCCGGTCCTCGGCGGCGCCTTCTTCGAGGAGCTCGCGGAGCGCAGCCCCGACGCCGTGGTCGTCTCGGGCGAGGACGGCCGCGTGGTGTGGTGCAACGACCAGGTCGGCGGACTGCTCGGGTGGGACCCCGCAGACCTGGTCGGGCGCCCAGTGGAAGTGCTGCTGCCGACCGCGCTCAAGGTCCGCCACGTCGGTCATCGCGACGGCTTCCACGCATCGCCGGCGCCGCGCTCGATGGGCCCGGCGCTGACGCTCACCGCGGTGCGGTCCGACGGCACCGAGGTCCCCGTCGAGATCAGCCTCACGCCGCTGCGCGCGGGTGGTGCGAACCTGGTCGCGGCCGCCATCAGGGACGCCTCGGTCCGTCGCGCGGCCGAGTCGGCGCTGCAGGCGAGCGAGGAGCGGATGCGGACGAGCCTCGACAGCATGCTGGACGGCTTCGCGGCGTACCGCTCTGTGCGCGAGCAGGGGGTCGTCGTCGACTTCGAGTGGACCTACATCAACGCGGTCGGCGCGACCACCTACCGACGCACTCCGGCGGAGCTGGTCGGGGCACGGCTGTGCGAGGTGCTCCCCCAGTTTCGCGACAGTGGCTTCTTCGAGCGATACGTCAAGGTCGTCGAGACCGGTGTGCCCTGGTCGTCGGCTGCGCTCGACTACGCCGACGACGATCTGGCCGGCACCTTCGAGCTGCGGGCCTGGCGGCTCGGCGACGGCTTCGCCGTGACCTGGCGCGACGTGTCCGGGCAGGTGAGGGTCGCGGCGGAGGCGCAGGCCAGCGAGGAGCGGCTGCGCGCGGTGATGGCCAGCTTCACCGAATCGCTGTCGCTGTTCACCGCCCTGCGCGACGACTCCGGTGCGATCGTGGACTTCCGCTGGGACTACGCCAACCGCAACGCGAGCATCACCACGGGCTACTCCAGCGAGGAGCTCGTCGGTCGCACCCTGCTCGGGGTGTTCCCGCAGCAGGGACCCGCCGGAATGATCGCCGCCTACGCCGCCGTGGTCGAGACCGGTGAGTCCTACGTCGAGCCGGCGCTGTGGTACGAGGACGTCTGGGGCGACGGCCAGAAGGCGCGGCGCTGCTTCGACGTGCGGGCCAGCAAGGTCGGTGACGGCTTCGTCGTGGTGACGCGCGACGTGACGGCCGAGCGCGAGCGGGAGGCCGAGCTCGAGCTCCGGCAGGTCGACCTGGAGCGGAGCAACGCCGAGATGCGGGTGCTACGCGAGCTCGGTGACCTGCTGCAGTCGTGCGCGGACGCCGACGAGGGCTACTCCGTCGTGGCCCGCGTCGCGCCGCGGCTGTTCCCCGGCGTGGTCGGCGCGCTGTCGTCGATGGGTGCCTCACGCGACGACGTCGAGGTGCGGGCCAGCTGGGGAGAGCCGACCTCGAGCGAGCGGTTCCGGCCGGACCAGTGCTGGGCCCTACGTCGGGGGCAGGTCCACCGCAGCGGTCCGGGCACACCGCGGTGCACGCACCTCAAGGAGACGGTCGCGGCCGCGCTCTGCGTCCCGATGATCGCCCAGGGGTCCACGTCGGGCGCGCTGCACCTCATGTGCCTGTACGAGGACCGGAACGAACAGCTGCTGGAGGAGCTGGCGCTCACGACCGCAGCCCAGCTCTCGCTCGCTCTCGCCAACCTCGCCCTGCGCGACACCTTGCGCGCGCTGTCGGTCCGCGACCCGTTGACCGGGCTGTTCAACCGGCGCTACATGGAGGAGACCCTGCAGCGCGAGGTCGCCCGCGCGGAGCGCAGCGGCGAGCCGCTGGCCGTGCTGCAGATCGACGTGGACCACTTCAAGTGCGTCAACGACGAGCACGGCCACGACGTCGGCGACACCGTGCTGCGCGCTGTGGCCGATGAGATGCGTGCGGTCTTCCGCGACTCCGACGTGGTGTGCCGCTACGGCGGGGAGGAGCTGTCGGTCATCCTGGCCCGCACCGACGCCGAGGCCGCCGGACAGCGCTTCGCCGCGCTGCGCGAGCGCCTCGGGGACCTGCGCGTCCCCACGCGGGACGGCCTGCTCGCCGCCCCGACCGTCTCGTGCGGGCTGGCGGTCTGGCCGGACGACGGTGGCACGGGCGCCGACCTGGTGCTGACCGCTGACCAGGCCCTCTACGCCGCGAAGGCAGCGGGCCGGGACCGGCTGGTCAGGGCGGGCGGGCTGCCCGTGCCGAGGGGTGGCGGCTGA